One genomic region from Geotrypetes seraphini chromosome 13, aGeoSer1.1, whole genome shotgun sequence encodes:
- the ADIPOR1 gene encoding adiponectin receptor protein 1: protein MSSRKESAAGQDSGLSNNSRTDADDVELTELGPLLQVKRDHRGAAGTASSDEDQACSTAQEEEEEEEVRVLTLPLQAHHAMEKMEEFVYKVWEGRWRVIPYDVLPDWLKDNDYLLHGHRPPMPSFRACFKSIFRIHTETGNIWTHLLGFVLFLFLGVLTMLRPNIYFMAPLQEKVVFGMFFLGAVLCLSFSWLFHTVYCHSEKVSRTFSKLDYSGIALLIMGSFVPWLYYSFYCSPQPRLIYLSIVCVLGITAIVVAQWDRFATPKHRPTRAGVFLGLGLSGIVPTLHFTIAEGFVKATTVGQMGWFFLMAVMYITGAGLYAARIPERFFPGKFDIWFQSHQIFHVLVVAAAFIHFYGVSNLQEFRYGLEGGCTDDTLL, encoded by the exons ATGTCTTCCCGGAAAGAATCAGCAGCTGGCCAAGACAGTGGGCTTTCGAACAACAGCAGAACGGATGCAGATGATGTGGAACTAACAGAGTTAGGACCCTTGCTACAAGTGAAGAGAGACCATCGAGGAGCTGCTGGTACAGCTAGT AGTGATGAAGACCAGGCGTGTTCTACAgcacaggaggaggaagaggaagaagaagttcGTGTGCTCACACTCCCTCTGCAGGCTCATCATGCCATGGAAAAGATGGAAGAGTTTGTTTACAAG gTATGGGAAGGACGCTGGAGAGTCATTCCATATGATGTTCTTCCTGACTGGCTAAAGGATAATGATTACCTTCTTCATGGCCATCGACCACCAATGCCATCTTTCAGAGCTTGTTTCAAAAGCATCTTCAGAATACATACAGAGACGGGCAACATCTGGACGCACTTATTAG GTTTCGTGTTGTTTCTGTTCCTCGGTGTTCTGACCATGCTGAGGCCGAATATATACTTCATGGCCCCCCTGCAGGAGAAGGTGGTCTTTGGCATGTTCTTCCTGGGTGCCGTTCTCTGCCTCAGCTTCTCCTGGCTTTTCCATACCGTTTACTGTCATTCAGAAAAAGTCTCCAGGACTTTTTCAAA GTTGGATTATTCTGGAATAGCTCTGCTGATTATGGGGAGCTTTGTCCCCTGGTTGTATTATTCATTCTACTGCTCTCCCCAGCCCCGGCTGATCTACCTCTCCATTGTGTGTGTGCTTGGGATCACGGCTATCGTTGTAGCTCAGTGGGATAGGTTTGCAACACCTAAACATCGTCCAACAAGAGCAG GTGTGTTTCTAGGGCTAGGCCTAAGTGGTATTGTCCCTACCCTTCACTTCACTATTGCAGAAGGATTTGTAAAAGCCACCACTGTGGGGCAGATGGGCTGGTTCTTTCTGATGGCAGTCATGTACATCACAGGTGCTGGCCTGTATGCAGCGCGCATCCCAGAACGCTTTTTCCCTGGAAAATTCGACATCTGG TTTCAGTCACATCAGATTTTTCACGTGCTGGTGGTGGCTGCTGCTTTCATCCATTTCTATGGAGTGTCAAACCTGCAGGAGTTTCGATATGGACTAGAAGGAGGTTGCACCGATGACACGCTTCTGTAA